The DNA sequence CGGTGCTCGGAGCCGTGCCGGCGGGGACGAAGAAGGCGACGGGCGTCTCGCCCCAGCGCGGGTGCGGCGCGCCCACGACGGCGGCCTCGGCGACAGCGGGGTGGGCGAGCAGCACGCGTTCGATCTCGGCGGGGTAGATGTTCTCTCCGCCGCTGACGATCATGTCTTTGACCCGGCCGACGATGTGCACGAAGCCGTCGGCGTCGATCGAGGCGAGGTCGCCGGTGCGGTACCAGCCGTCGGCGGTGAACGCGGCGGCCGTCTCCTCGGGGGAACGCCAGTATCCGTCGATGAGGCATTCGCCGCGAGCCTGCAGTTCGCCGTTGCACCCCGGCGGCAGGGCCGTGCCCAGCGGGTCGACCACACGGACATCCCACCCCGGCGACGGCCGCCCGGCCGAGGAGATCCGGCCGCTCGCGGGCACATGGTCCTCCGGGCGCAGCGTGGTGAGGAACCCCTGCAGCTCGGTGCTGCCGTAGATCTGCCGGAATCGGCTGCACAGCACCCGCAGAGCCCGTTCGAGCAGGGACGAGTCGATGGGCGCCGAGCCGTATTGGACCTCGCGCAGGCTGGACAGGTCGGCGCCGGCGCGCGGGCCCTCCATCGCCCCGGTGAGCGCGTCGATGAGGGCCGGTGCCGCGGTGAAGAACTCGATCCTGTCGCGCTCGATCGCGTCGATGGCGCCGTCGACGTCGAAGCCGTCGTGGATGTACAGGGTGCCGCCGGTGAGGAAGCACTGCATCGCCTGGGCGAATCCGGCCAGGTGGAACAGCGGCATCATCACCAGATGGCGGCTGCCGCGCTGTTGGTCGCCGATGTCGAGGGCGAACGCCGCGAGGCTGCGGATCAGCGAGCCGTGGTCCAGTGGGATGAGCTTGGGATGACCCGTCGTGCCGCTGGTGTGCATGAGAAAGGCGGTCCGATCGGAGCGCAGTGCTCCCGTGCCGTAGGGGTCGGTGTCGAACGAGCCCGGCATCGCTGCGGCCGGCGCGGTCGGCACTGTGTGCGCAGCCCATCCGGGGGCGGTGGCCCCGGACAGAACGCGCACGCGCGCCGGGCGGTCGGCCACGAGGTGCAGGCACCGGTCGTCGGTGAAGATGCCGACCGACTGCGCCGCGTCCAGCAGTTCGTTCACCTCGCGGGCGGTCAGCCGCCAGTTGAGCAGTAACGGGAGCGCGCCGATGCGCGCGAGGCCCAGCGTCTGCACCAGGTGATCGGCGCTGTTGTGTGCGAGGATCGCCACGACATCACCGTCGCGGACGCCGCGGGTGTGCCACGCGGCGGCCGCCGCGTCGATGCGGCCGCGCAGTGCGCGGTAGTCCAGTCGGGTGCGCCCGTCGTCGAGGGCCAGGGCGTCGCCGTCGGATCCGGCGCGCCAGTCGATGATGTGCAGCCAGGTGTGCATGGTCTCCTCACGTCGTGGGCAGGTCGCCGGGCGCGGCGAGGGTCCCGAGCACCGCGGTGGCCGCGGCGATCGCCGGCGACACCAGGTGCGTGCGCGCCCCGTCGCCCTGGCGACCCTCGAAGTTGCGGTTGGTCGTGGACGCCGAGCGGTGGCCGGGCCCCAACGCGTCGGGGTTCATCGCGGTGCACATCGAGCAGCCGGATTCGCGCCAGGAGAAGCCGGCTGCCCGGAACACCGCGTCGAGGCCCTCGGCCTCGGCGGCCGCCGCCACAGCGTGGGAGCCGGGCACCACGAGCGCCGTCACCGAGGGCGATGCCGTGCGCCCGCGCAGCACCGCGGCCGCGGCGCGCAGGTCGTCGAGCCTGCCGTTGGTGCACGAGCCGATGAACACCGTGTCCACGGCGATCTCCCGCATCGGGATTCCGGGTCGCAGGTCCATGTATTCGATCGCATGCCGCGCGGCTTCTCGCATGTCCGGGTCCGGGAAGTCCTCCGGTGCCGGTACCGCGCCGTCGAGACCGATGCTCTGTGCGGGCGTGGTGCCCCAGGTGACGATGGGCGTGATCGCCGAGGCGTCGATCGTGATGGAGCGGTCGAACATCGCACCGTCGTCGCTGCGCAATCCGCGCCAGTAGGCACGCGCCGCGTCCCACTCCGCACCCCGCGGCGCGTGCGGACGTCCGCGCAGATAGTCGAGCGTGACGGCATCGGGTGCGATCATCCCCGCCCGCGCCCCGCACTCGATCGTCATGTTGCACAGCGTCATCCGCTGCTCCATCGTCAGTGCGGCGATGGCGGGTCCGCGGTATTCGACCACGTGCCCGGCGCCGCCGTTCGTCCCCACCGCGGCGATCACGTGCAGTGCGAGGTCCTTGGCCGTCACGCCGGGTGCGAGCCCGCCGTCCACCCGCACCTCCATGGCGTGCGGCCGCGGCATCCACAGTGTCTGCGTGGCCAGCACGTGCTCCACCTCGGACGTGCCTATCCCGAAAGCGAGCGCGCCGAAGGCGCCGTGTGTCGCGGTGTGCGAATCGCCGCACACCAGCGTCATCCCGGGCTGGCTGAGGCCCTGCTCGGGGCCGATCACATGCACGATTCCGTTGCCGGCGCCGCCCATCGGGTTGTGCGGCACACCGAACGCGGCGCAGTTGCTCCGCACCAGATCCAGCTGCAGTCGGCTGAGCGGGTCGGTGACGGCCGCCTCGCCGCCGAGCGTGGGCACGTTGTGATCCTCGGTGGCCATGGTCAGGTCGGGCCGCCGCACCGCCCGGCCCGCGGCGCGCAAACCCGCGAAGGCCTGGGGAGAGGTCATCTCGTGCAGCAGATGCAGGTCGACGTAGAGCAGGTCGGGGCGGCCGTCCTCGCCGGGCACCACCACGTGCTCGTCCCACAGCTTGTCCAGCAGCGTGCGCGGCGCGGTGGGTCCGGGCGGGTGCATCATCGGTCAGGCCATCGCCGTGGGACGCAGTGTGGCGTCCGTGTGGTCGAGCTGGGCCTGCATCAGCGTCTGCAGCATCCGCGTCTTCAGTCCGGCATACCCGGGATCATGCCAGCGGTTGTGCATCTCATCGGGGTCCTCGGCGTGGTCGTAGAGTTCCCCGTCGTCGCTGCCGTGCAGGACGGTGATCCGGGCGTCGTCGGAGATCGCCGTGCGCATCTGCATGGGGCGTCCGACCCGGAAGACGTCGAACATCTGGTCTTCTTCGATGTACACCGCGTCGCGCACTGTCGCTCGGGGGTCGGCGAACAGCGTCGTGAGCGGTGTTCCCTGCATGCCCTGGAACAGGGGGGTCCCGGCGAGCTCGAGCACCGTCGGACCCAGGTCCAGCGAGGAGACGAGCGAGCCGCTCGCTCCCGCGGCTATACCGGGCCCCGCGAACACCATCGGCACCCGCACGCATCCCTCGTAGTGCATTCCGAGCTTGAGCATGAGTCCGTGGTCGCCGAACATGTCGCCGTGGTCGCTGGTGACCACGATGACGGTGTTCTCCAGCACGCCGGCGTCCTCCAGCGATCGCACGATGGCGCCCACCGCGTCGTCGATGAAGCTGATCGCCCCGTACTCGCGTGCGGCGGCCTCGCGGAACTGCTCCGCGGTGGGCGCGAACGGGGCCATGACGCTGCCGCGCTGCTCGCCGCGGTGCGCGACGAGGTTGCGCAGCCGCTTCCATGAATGCTCGTGCGTGTCGTGGAAGGTCGCGGGCAGCGGGATGTCCGCGGGGTCGTACATGTCGTAGTAGCGCCCAGGAGGGGAGAACGGGTGGTGCGGGTCGGGGAACGAGCATTGGATGAAGAACGGCGCATCGTCTGCGGCGGCCTCGGAGATCATCTCCGCGCTGCGTGAGCCCACCCACGCGGTGGGATAGCAGTCCTCGGGCATGTCCGGCTGATACACCTGGTCCCAGCCCGCGTACGCCTGCTTCGCGTGCTCCACGCCGCGACGTGCGGGGTCGACGCCGCGCTCACGCAGCCAGTGCTCGTAGTGGCCGCCGGCATAGTCTGCATGGTCGATGGCCAGCTCGACCCGGTCGAACCCGTAGAAATCCGGCGGGATGTCCACCCACTGTTCACGGTGCAGGTCGATGTCCTCCCACCGGTCCCAGCCGGGCTCGCGGCGGCGGTCCGCCCCGGGGGAGGCCGGATCGTCGGCGGTGATCCGCGCGGCGAACTCCCGGTTGTTGCCGATGTTCTGGAAGTGCGCCTTGCCCACGAGCATCGTCCGGTAGCCGTCGCCGCGCAGTGCGCGGACGAAGGTGTTGGCGTCGGGATCGAGGGAGATGCCGTTGAACCGGGTGCCGTGCGCCGAGGGCACCCGGGACGTGAGCAGGCTCGCGCGGTTCGGCATGCACACGGGATTGGCCACGTGAGCCCGGTCGAAGCGGGTCCCCCTGGAGGCGATCGCATCGAGGTGCGGGGTGCGCACCACCGCGTTGCCGCCGAAGCCGAGGTGGTCGGCGCGCAGCTGGTCGGCCATGATGAGCACGACGTTGGGGCGGCGCGCGCCCTCGCTTCCTGCGTTCGTGTTGCCGGTGCTCATGCCACGCCCCGTTCGTTTCCGGCCCAGTGTTTGTCGCGCAGCGTGCGTTTGAGGATCTTTCCGGTGGCGTTGCGGGGCAAGGTGTCGAGGAACTCGACCGACGCGGGGCACTTGAACCCGGCGAGACGCTCGCGGCACCAGGCCCGCACCGCGTCCTCGTCCTGCGACAGCCCCGGCTCGAGCACGAGCACCGCGTGCACCGCCTCGCCCCACCGCTCATGGGGGACGCCGATCACCGACACCTCGCGCAGTCCCGGGTACCGGGCCAGCACCGATTCGACCTCGGCGGGGTAGACGTTCTCGCCGCCGCTGACGATCATGTCCTTCTTGCGGTCGACGATGGTGAAATAGCCGTCCGCGCTGCGGATCGCGACGTCGCCGATGCGCCAGTAGCCGTCGGGCGTCATCGCGTCGGCAGTGGCCTCCGGGTTGTTCCAATAGCCGTCGATGGGGTCGGAGCCGCGCACGATGATCTCGCCCGGCTCCCCGTCGGGCACGTCGTCGCCGACGTCGTCGACCAGCCGCACATCCCAGCTCAGCGCGGCACGGCCTGCCGTGTTCAGGTGCGGCGAATCGGGATGGTGGTCCGCAGGCTCCAGTGTGGTCACGGGGAAACCCCCCGTCTCGGTGCAGCCGTAGTGCTGCCGGAACCGGCAATCCAACGTCTCGATCGCCGCGCGCAGCGCCTCCGGGTCGATGGGGGACGCGCCATAGCAGATCTCGGTGAGCGCGGACAGGTCGACGGGCGTGGTGCGACCGCGGACCTCCTCGACGGCCATGGTGATCGCGCTGGGCACCAGGTTGGTGAAGTTGATCCGCTCGCCGGCGAGCGCGTCGACGAAGTCGGCGGCGCGGAACGACGATTGGATGCGGCAGGTGCCGCCGGTGAACAGCGGGAAGGTGATGTTCGCCAGCCCGGCCATGTGGAACATCGGCATGGCGCGCAGGTGCCTGGCCCCCTCGCCGGCCTCGGGGATGACCAGCTTGAGGTACGCGGCGGATGAGACGAGCCGTCCATGCGTGATGGTGATGAGCTTGGGCACCGCACTGGTGGTGCCGCTGGTGTGCAGCAGCACGCACGGCGACGACGAGCGCAGGTGGTCGGCGGGCCATGCCGGTGCGGGGCCGTGGAAGTCGTCGGATGCGCGCCCGGCGATCGTTCCGTCCGGGCCGGGCGCGCGCAGGACGACGCGCTCGAGGTCCGGCGCGGCCTCGGTGAGCAATTCCAGCTCCGCCTCGTCGACGACGGCGGCGCGCGGTCGCATCACGTCCAGCAGCGTCCGCAGCTCGGGGGCGGCGAGCCGCCAGTTGACGGCGGCGGGCACCGCGCCGACGCGGGCGAGCGCGAACATGTGCGTGATCCAGTCCACCCGGTTGCGCGCGATGATCGGCACCAGGTCGCCGGGGCGCACGCCGAGTCCGGCCCAGCCGCCCGCGAGCCGTTCGACCTCGTCGGCGAGCTCGCCGTAGGTCAGCGACTGGCCGTGGTCGTCGGCGAGGGCGAGCAGGTCGGGGTGGCGCTGGGCGCGCCACTGGAGAATGTGGATCCACGAGATCACGGTGATCGTCCTTTTCCTCTGGATTTGCGGTGCGCGTGGGGTCAGGCGGCAGTGGTGGAGGCGCGGCGAAGCTCCCGCTTGCGGCGTTGCTCGGTCGGGTCGAACCCCGGCGCCGCATCCAGCAGCATCCGCGTGTAGTCCTCGCGCGGGTCGCGGTAGACGTCCTCGGCGGGGCCCTCCTCGACGAGCTTCCCGTGGTACATCACCGCGAGCCGGTCGCTCATGTGCCGCATCAGGCCCAGGTCGTGGCCGATGAACAGGTAGGCGACGCCGGTGTCGCGCTGCACCTGGTTGAGCAGGTTGACGATGGTGCTCTGGGTGGAGACGTCGAGGGCGCTCACCGGCTCGTCGCACACGATGAGGTCCGGCTGCGTCGCCAGCGCGCGGGCGATGCCGATGCGCTGACGCTGGCCGCCGGAGAACGCGGCGGGCCGTTGATGGTCCAGCGCCGGATCCAGGCCCACCTGATCAAGCAGCGTCGCCACGCGCCCGACGATCGCGCTCCCGCGCAGGTCCGTGTGCACCCGCAGCGGTTCGGCGACGATGTCGCGCACCGACCACGAGGGGTTGAGGCTGGCGGTGGGGTCTTGGAAGATCGCTTGCACCCGGCGGCGATACCAACGTGGGACCCGGCCGAACTCCGTGACTTCGGTGCCGTCGAACCGGATGCTGCCGGAGGCGGCCCGGACCAGGCGCAGCACCGCCCGGGCGGCGGTGGTCTTACCGCTGCCGGATTCGCCCACCAGGCCCAGCGTCTGCCCGCGGCCGATCGACAGGCTCACGTCGTCGACCGCGACGAACGGGTCCTTGCGGCGCAGAAATCCCGGACTGCGGTACTCCACCCGCAGGTTCTCGATCTCGAGGAGTGCGGACATCAGACCATCTCCAATCCGTCTGCCGCCGGAACGGCTGCGGGGTGGGGCAACGGAACCGCGTGCCCGGACCGAGGGTGGATGCAACGAACGGCGGAGTCGCCGTCGACGGTGAGCGCCGGCGCGGCGGCGGTGCAGTCCGCGGTGGCGAAGGCGCAGCGCGGGGCGAAGCGGCAGCCGGTGGGCCGGTTGCCGGGAGAGGGCACGCTGCCGGGGATCGTGCCCAGCTCGGTGCCGCGGGGCGTGCCCTGGGCGCTCGATTCGAGCAGGGCCGCGGTGTAGGGGTGGCGGGGTGCGGCCATGAGCTCGTCGATCGCCCGCTCCTCGACCACCTCGCCCGCGTACATCACCGCCACCCTGTCGGCGACCTCGGCGACCATGCCCAGCTCGTGGGTGACGAACACCATCGACATCCCGCTCTCTTGCTGGATGTCCTTGAGCAGGTCGGCCACCTGGATCTTCAGCGTGACGTCGAGGGCGGTCGTCGGTTCGTCGGCGATGAGCAGCGCGGGGTCGCAGCTGATGGCGAGCGCGATCATGACGCGCTGCGCCATGCCGCCGGACAGCTCGTGGGGGTAGCTGCGCATCCGCCGCCGTGGCTCGCGGATGCCCACCCGCTCGAGCAGGTGCTCGGCCTTCTCGCGGGCATCGGCCTTGCTCAGGCCCTTGTGGTGACGCAGCACCTCGATGATCTGGTTGCCGATGGTGAACGCCGGGTCCAGCGCCGAACCCGGCTCCTGGAAGATCATCGCCATCCGGCTGCCCCGCACATCCCGCAGCTGCGCGCCGGACATCGCCGCCAGGTCGGCGCCGTCGAGCCAGATGCCGCCGCGGGTGCGGCGCGCGTTCTGCGGCAGCAGGCCCATGACGGCCAGCGCGGTCATGGTCTTGCCGCTGCCGGACTCGCCGACCAGACCGAGCGTCTCGCCGGGGTGCACATCCAGCGACACGTCGTCGATCACGGGGATCACCGAGGATGCGCGGGCGGCGAGCACGTCCATCCCGCGCACGCTCAGCGTGGCGTGGGGATCCGGGGCGCCGGTGTCCGGCGACTGCGTCCGAGGCGCCCCGGTGGTGGATGCGGGGGTCGTGGATGTGCGGGTCGTGGCTGCGCGGGTGGCGGAAGTCCTGGACGGAGTCGCTGCGGTGGCACTCTCCCCGGGCGTGGCGACCGGGGTCAACGCCGCACGGTGCTTGCGCCAGCGGGTGCGCACCGGCTCGTCGCGCAGCGCGCCGAGCACGGTGTCGGCCAGCACGTTCAGGCTCAGTACGGTCAGGCCGATGGCGATGCCGGGCGGGAAGATGAGGAACGGATCCTGCGCGAGCATCGTGCCGGCCTCGGAGATCATCACGCCCCAGCTGGCGTCCGGGGGCTGCGCGCCCAGCCCGAGGAAACTCAGCGCGGCCTCCACCAGCAAGGCGGCGGCGAGGGTGAGGGAAACCTGCACCGCGATGGGGCCGACCACGTTCGGCAGGATGTGGCGCACCATGATCGCGGGCGAGCGCGTGCCGATCACTTCGGCGGCCTCGACGTACTGCTGACGCCGCGCGGAGAGCACCTCGCCGCGTGTCACCCGCACGAATGTGGTGGAGAAGACGAGGCCGACGGCGAGCATCGCGTTGTGGATGCCGGGGCCCATCGCGGCGATGACGGCGATGGCCACGATCAGGCCCGGCAGCGAGGTGAACCCGTCGACGATGCGCATGACGATGTTGTCGAGCCGACCGCCCACGAAGCCGACGATCAAGCCCACGGGGATGCCGATGAGCATGGCGATCCCCGCGGCCTCGGCGGCGGCGAGCACCGCGATGCGGCTGGCGAACACCAGGCGCGAGAACACGTCCCGGCCCAGGTTGTCGGTGCCCAGCCAGTGCGCCCCGGAGGGTCCTTGAAGCGCGTCGGGCAGGTTGGTCGCGATGGGATCGTGCGTGGCGATGACGCCCGGGATGAGCGCGCACACCACGACGATGACCAGCACGACGAGCGCCGCCATGGCGACCGGATCGTGCAGCACCCGCCGGCGGATCTTGCCCCATCGGGTGCGGGGCGGTTCCCCGGGAAGACGTCGACGACGCTGCGGTGCTTCGCTCTCGGCGGTGGTTCCTCCGCCCGCCCCGTCCGGGATGATTCCGGTCGTGTCGTCCATCGTGCTCACCTCGTCGGATTGCTGGGGTTCGCGTCGGCTGCTGCGATCGGCCGTTGTCGCGGTCATGACACCCGCACCTTCGGGTTGAGGTAGCCGTACGCGACGTCCACCGCGAGTTGTGCGAGGGCCACGCAGATGCCGGTGGTGACGATGACGGCCTGGATGATGGGGATGTCGCTGTTGATCACCGCGTTGAGGGCCAGATCGCCCATGCCCGGGATGCCGAACACCTTCTCGATCACGACTGCGCCGCCGAGCAGGTAGGCGAATTGGAAGCCCATCGTCGTGACCACCGGGCTCAGTGAACTCTTCAGCGCGTGCTTGCCGATCACCGCGCGGGCGGGCAGCCCCATCGCCCGGGCGGTGCGGATGTGCGGCATCTGCAGGACCTCGATCATCGAGGCGCGGGCGTGCCGGGCGAGCATCGCGGTGACGATCAGGCCCAGGGCGAACCCGGGCAGGATCACCGACCGGAACCAGGCGGCGGGGTTCTGTGTCAGGGGCACGTACCCCGTCGCCGGGAGCCAGCCCAGCTTGAGCGCGAACACCGAGACCAGGATCAGGCCGATCCAGAATGCCGGCATCGCCAGCGCGACCGACGCGAGCACCGTGATGGCGCGGTCGATGAGAGACCCCGAACGCAGTGCCGCGAGGGTTCCCGCCGTCACGCCGAGCACGATGCCGATGATCGCGGCGACCACGGCCAGCGACAGCGTCACGGAGAGCCGGTCGACGACCAGCGTGAGGACATTGCTGCCGTCGATGAGCGACTGGCCGAAGTCGCCGCGCACCGCCCCGGTGAGCCAGTTCCAGTACTGCTCGTACCAGGGCTGGTCCAGCCCCAGACTCGACTGGATCTGGGCGATCTGCTCGGGAGTCGCGGCCTCGCCGGCGATCCTCTCGGCCGCGTTGCTGGGCAGCAGTGCGGTGAGGCCGACGCTGACGATGCTGATCACCAGCAGCACCGGTACGAGTGCCAGGATCCGGTACCCGACGAGTTTGAGCATGGCGGGCTCCTCAGGAGGTGTGCGGTTGCGTTGTGGTCACGGCGGAGACGGTCAGCCGACGGTGACGCCGCGGAAGGACGGGCCCATCGGCCAGCCGACGGTGTTCTGCACGCCGTGCACGGCCTTGGAGTTCCAGCCGACGACCGACTGGTCCTGGAACAGTCCGCACCAGAGCGCGTCGTCGGCCACCGCCGTCTGCATGTCCGCGTAGGCGGCGACCCGCCCGTCTTCGTCCGTGGCCTGCAGCGCCGCCTCGTGGGCCGCGTCGACCTCGGGGTGGTTCACCTTGAACGGGTTCTGCGGCCCGTCCGCGGCGAGGCGGTCGACGAAGAGCTGCTCGGGGTGCACCTGCTTGATCGGTGTGATGATGGCGGGGAAGTTGGTCTGGCGGTTCTCCTTGTCCAGCGTGCCGGGCTGCACCAGGGTGATCTGCATGTCGATGCCGACATCGCGCAGGTTGCCCTGGATGGCCTCGTCGATCGGCTTGATCGGGCCGAACGCGGGCACCGAGAAGCTCGCATCGGTCACGCCCGACTCGGCGAGCAGCCGGCGGGCCTGATCCTGGTTGTACGCGTAGATGTCGTCGAGCGCGTCGACGTGGAACCGGTTGCCCTGCGGGAACACCTGACTCTGCGCGGTGCCGTGGCCGAAGAAGGTCGTCTGGACCACCTGGTCGGCGTTGATCGCGGTGCACACGGCCTGCCGGAACTTCTTGTTCTTCAGCGCGGGTGCCACGGTGCCGTCGAGATCGGTGAACTGCAGCATCCAGTAGTTGCCGGGGAAGGTGCCGATCTCGATGCCCGACGACTTCGCCGCTTCCACCTGGCTGCGGGCGATCTGCGCCAGATCCACCTGGCCGGAGCGCAGCGCCGAGGCGCGGGCCGCATCGTCGGTGAGCACGCGGATCTCGATGCGGTCGAGGGTCTGCTGACTCTTGTCGGTGAACTTGTCGTTGGGCGTGTAGACGTACTTCACGCCCTTCTTGGAGGCGGTGGCGTCGAGCACGTACGGGCCGGATCCGACGGGGTTGGTGCCCAGGTCGGGGGCGTCGAGCGCGTTCGGCGCCACCAGAACGCCGGCCACGTCGGTGAGCGCGATGGGGAGAGCGGGCGACGGCGCCGACAACTCCAGCGAGACCTCGGTGGGGGAGACGACGGTGACGTCCGCGACGTTCTCGAACGCACCCGATGCGGGGCCGGCCGAGGCCTTGCGGCTGACGATGTTGGCCTTGACGGCCTCCGCGTCGAGCGGTTCGCCGTCGCTGAACACGCGGCCCTGCTCGAGCGTGAGGTCCAGGCTCTGCGGCGTGAGCTCGAACGCGGTGGCCACGCCGGGCACGACGTTGCCCTTCGGGTCGGTACGCAGCAGCGTGTCGTACACGGGGTCGAGGAACACCCGCTGCCCCTGGCCGGGATTGACCGCCGGGTCGAAGCTCTGCACGTCGACGAGTGTCGCGACGGTGAGCTGACCGGGCGTCGCGGAACTCGCGGCCCCGCCGCAGGCGGCGAGGGTGCCCGCCGCGATCATCGCGGCTGCCGAGGCCGCGAGGGTTCTGAGGGTCTTCTTGCGCGTCATGTCTGGGTCCACCCGCCTGTGACTGAAGGCCTGCCGGATTACAAATCTGACTTCAGATTTAGTTATAGAGTGTGACGCAGGTCGCTGTCAACCACCGAATGTGACCCGGGATGCTCCGCTCTCTAGCGCAAATCTAAATCTGATGTTAGCGTCAGTTGTGTTGGACGACACACCCCGCGATGCAGAGGAGAGAACCGATGGCAGGGACGAACGAGCAGTTCGAGATGCGCGGCTTCAGCCACGTCGCACTCGTCTGCGCCGACATGCAGCGGACGGTCGACTTCTACACCCAGGTCCTGGGAATGCCGCTGATCAAGACGGTGGAACTGCCGGACGGCAGCGGACAGCACTTCTTCTTCGACGCCGGCAACGGCAACTCACTGGCGTTCTTCTGGTTCCCGGATTCGCAGGATGCCGTTCCGGGTGTTTCGGCTCCTGTGACGCTGCCCGGGTTCGGGGAGTGGATCAGCGCGGTCTCGTCGCTCAATCACGTCGCGTTCGACGTGCCGGCCGACAAGTTCATCGAGTACCGGGCCAAGCTCAAGGCCAACGGCGTGCGGGTGGGGCCCATCGTCAACCACGACAACTCGCCGTCCCAGGTGGCGATGGAGATGAACGACGACGTCTACGTCCGCTCGTTCTACTTCCAGGATCCCGACGGCATCCTGCTGGAGTTCGCCTGCTGGATGCGCGAGTTCACCCCGGACGATGTGGGCCACACGCCCAAGACTGCGGCCGATCGGACCGGTGCCCCGCTCGTGGAGGCGTGAGCGCGACACCCGCCGGGATCGCCGGTCTCCTGACCGCGGCGCCGGGTTCGGGTAGAACTACTCGTGAACGCACCCGGGAAGGAACGGACACCGTGACGGAGCAGGCGGTCAAGCCGACGAGGCGCGGGCGCGCCACGCAGGAGGCCATCGACGCGGCCGCCCGCAAGGTGATCGCCGAGAAGGGCTTCCTCAAGATGACGGTGTCCGACATCGTCAAGGAGGCGGGCAAGTCGCCGGCGTCGTTCTACAACTATTACGACTCCAAGGAGGCGCTCCTCGAGTCGTGGGCGCGTCAGTTCCAGGAGGAGGCGCGCCGCCGGGTCAGCGAGGGCGAGCGCGGCGGTGATACCCGGGAGCGGGTGCACGCTGCCGCGCGCGGACACTGGGAGACCTACCGTGAGCACCTCGCGGAGATGGTCGGGGTGTTTCAGCTCGCGATGATCAACGACGACTTCGCCCGGGTGTGGGACGAGCTCAGCCGCGAGGCCGTCGACGGCATCGTGCACGGCGTCTCGCGCGCGCAGGAGAAGGGGTACTGCCCCGGCCAGGACCCGCGGCTGGTGGCGCGGGCGATCGTGAGCATGCTGCACCAGTTCTGCTACGAGAACCTGGCCAACGGCCGCGCCGCCGACGCGGACGACGAGGCGTGCATCGCCACGCTGACCGAAATCTGGTACCGCGCCGTCTACTGGCGCTGACACCATGCCGTGCGCGCCGAGCGGCGACGCACGCGATCAAAAATAAATCTAGCGTCATATTCATATAGGAGCGACCATGGCCATCGAACGCGAATTCATCGGTCTTCCCAGCGTCAACCTGCCCCGGTTCGGCGCGGGCGGACACCCCTGCCAGGGCCTTTACCACCGCCCGGCCGGCAAGAACCCGAAGATCGCCGTGATCGCCACCCACTACCAGATCGACTTCTCCGAGCACTACATGGCGGAGTACCTGGCCGAGCGCGGGTACGGATTCCTCGGCTGGAACACCCGCTTCCGCGGGGACGAGTCGCACTTCATCCTCGACTTCGCCCTGAGCGACATCGGTGTGGGCGTGCGCTGGCTGCGCG is a window from the Tomitella gaofuii genome containing:
- a CDS encoding class I adenylate-forming enzyme family protein → MHTWLHIIDWRAGSDGDALALDDGRTRLDYRALRGRIDAAAAAWHTRGVRDGDVVAILAHNSADHLVQTLGLARIGALPLLLNWRLTAREVNELLDAAQSVGIFTDDRCLHLVADRPARVRVLSGATAPGWAAHTVPTAPAAAMPGSFDTDPYGTGALRSDRTAFLMHTSGTTGHPKLIPLDHGSLIRSLAAFALDIGDQQRGSRHLVMMPLFHLAGFAQAMQCFLTGGTLYIHDGFDVDGAIDAIERDRIEFFTAAPALIDALTGAMEGPRAGADLSSLREVQYGSAPIDSSLLERALRVLCSRFRQIYGSTELQGFLTTLRPEDHVPASGRISSAGRPSPGWDVRVVDPLGTALPPGCNGELQARGECLIDGYWRSPEETAAAFTADGWYRTGDLASIDADGFVHIVGRVKDMIVSGGENIYPAEIERVLLAHPAVAEAAVVGAPHPRWGETPVAFFVPAGTAPSTADLTRHCRERLAGFKCPRTFVPVEALPRNTLGKVVKSALREQI
- the leuC gene encoding 3-isopropylmalate dehydratase large subunit, which produces MMHPPGPTAPRTLLDKLWDEHVVVPGEDGRPDLLYVDLHLLHEMTSPQAFAGLRAAGRAVRRPDLTMATEDHNVPTLGGEAAVTDPLSRLQLDLVRSNCAAFGVPHNPMGGAGNGIVHVIGPEQGLSQPGMTLVCGDSHTATHGAFGALAFGIGTSEVEHVLATQTLWMPRPHAMEVRVDGGLAPGVTAKDLALHVIAAVGTNGGAGHVVEYRGPAIAALTMEQRMTLCNMTIECGARAGMIAPDAVTLDYLRGRPHAPRGAEWDAARAYWRGLRSDDGAMFDRSITIDASAITPIVTWGTTPAQSIGLDGAVPAPEDFPDPDMREAARHAIEYMDLRPGIPMREIAVDTVFIGSCTNGRLDDLRAAAAVLRGRTASPSVTALVVPGSHAVAAAAEAEGLDAVFRAAGFSWRESGCSMCTAMNPDALGPGHRSASTTNRNFEGRQGDGARTHLVSPAIAAATAVLGTLAAPGDLPTT
- a CDS encoding sulfatase codes for the protein MSTGNTNAGSEGARRPNVVLIMADQLRADHLGFGGNAVVRTPHLDAIASRGTRFDRAHVANPVCMPNRASLLTSRVPSAHGTRFNGISLDPDANTFVRALRGDGYRTMLVGKAHFQNIGNNREFAARITADDPASPGADRRREPGWDRWEDIDLHREQWVDIPPDFYGFDRVELAIDHADYAGGHYEHWLRERGVDPARRGVEHAKQAYAGWDQVYQPDMPEDCYPTAWVGSRSAEMISEAAADDAPFFIQCSFPDPHHPFSPPGRYYDMYDPADIPLPATFHDTHEHSWKRLRNLVAHRGEQRGSVMAPFAPTAEQFREAAAREYGAISFIDDAVGAIVRSLEDAGVLENTVIVVTSDHGDMFGDHGLMLKLGMHYEGCVRVPMVFAGPGIAAGASGSLVSSLDLGPTVLELAGTPLFQGMQGTPLTTLFADPRATVRDAVYIEEDQMFDVFRVGRPMQMRTAISDDARITVLHGSDDGELYDHAEDPDEMHNRWHDPGYAGLKTRMLQTLMQAQLDHTDATLRPTAMA
- a CDS encoding class I adenylate-forming enzyme family protein; the protein is MISWIHILQWRAQRHPDLLALADDHGQSLTYGELADEVERLAGGWAGLGVRPGDLVPIIARNRVDWITHMFALARVGAVPAAVNWRLAAPELRTLLDVMRPRAAVVDEAELELLTEAAPDLERVVLRAPGPDGTIAGRASDDFHGPAPAWPADHLRSSSPCVLLHTSGTTSAVPKLITITHGRLVSSAAYLKLVIPEAGEGARHLRAMPMFHMAGLANITFPLFTGGTCRIQSSFRAADFVDALAGERINFTNLVPSAITMAVEEVRGRTTPVDLSALTEICYGASPIDPEALRAAIETLDCRFRQHYGCTETGGFPVTTLEPADHHPDSPHLNTAGRAALSWDVRLVDDVGDDVPDGEPGEIIVRGSDPIDGYWNNPEATADAMTPDGYWRIGDVAIRSADGYFTIVDRKKDMIVSGGENVYPAEVESVLARYPGLREVSVIGVPHERWGEAVHAVLVLEPGLSQDEDAVRAWCRERLAGFKCPASVEFLDTLPRNATGKILKRTLRDKHWAGNERGVA
- a CDS encoding ATP-binding cassette domain-containing protein produces the protein MSALLEIENLRVEYRSPGFLRRKDPFVAVDDVSLSIGRGQTLGLVGESGSGKTTAARAVLRLVRAASGSIRFDGTEVTEFGRVPRWYRRRVQAIFQDPTASLNPSWSVRDIVAEPLRVHTDLRGSAIVGRVATLLDQVGLDPALDHQRPAAFSGGQRQRIGIARALATQPDLIVCDEPVSALDVSTQSTIVNLLNQVQRDTGVAYLFIGHDLGLMRHMSDRLAVMYHGKLVEEGPAEDVYRDPREDYTRMLLDAAPGFDPTEQRRKRELRRASTTAA